The following are from one region of the Halorussus rarus genome:
- a CDS encoding prenyltransferase gives MFGRASDAAAGYLLTLSRPRFWLYLAGPVLVGVAYGASAPAELFDSAAVALFAYFLVPANVYLYGVNDAFDADVDAENPKKTGEDAREARFRGGRTVTAVVAACGLAGVALAAWLVAIDSAGAAGWVVAFLVLGYAYSAPPFRLKTVPPLDSVSNGLYVLPGAAAFVAVAGRQPPALALVGGWLWAMAMHTFSAVPDVEPDRRAGIRTTATVLGTGGALAYCAACWLAAAGAFALLDVRAGALLLVYPLLAAVVAATDVDVSRSYWWFPAVNAAVGMALTLGGLWGVVRG, from the coding sequence ATGTTCGGACGCGCCTCGGACGCCGCGGCCGGCTACCTCCTGACGCTCTCGCGGCCCCGGTTCTGGCTCTACCTCGCCGGGCCGGTGCTGGTCGGGGTCGCCTACGGCGCGTCCGCCCCGGCCGAGCTCTTCGACTCCGCCGCGGTCGCGCTGTTCGCGTACTTCCTCGTGCCCGCGAACGTCTACCTCTACGGCGTCAACGACGCGTTCGACGCCGACGTCGACGCCGAGAACCCCAAGAAGACGGGCGAGGACGCCCGCGAGGCGCGGTTCCGCGGCGGCCGGACGGTCACCGCGGTCGTGGCGGCCTGCGGGCTCGCGGGCGTCGCGCTGGCGGCGTGGCTCGTCGCAATCGACAGTGCGGGCGCGGCCGGCTGGGTCGTCGCCTTCCTCGTCCTCGGCTACGCCTACAGCGCGCCCCCGTTCCGGCTCAAGACCGTCCCGCCGCTCGACTCCGTGTCGAACGGGCTCTACGTCCTGCCGGGCGCGGCGGCCTTCGTCGCGGTGGCGGGTCGCCAACCCCCGGCGCTCGCGCTGGTCGGCGGGTGGCTCTGGGCGATGGCGATGCACACCTTTTCGGCGGTGCCCGACGTCGAGCCCGACCGCCGGGCCGGCATCCGGACGACCGCGACCGTCCTCGGAACTGGCGGCGCACTGGCGTACTGCGCGGCCTGCTGGCTCGCGGCCGCGGGCGCCTTCGCCCTGCTCGACGTTCGAGCGGGGGCGCTCCTGCTGGTCTACCCCCTGCTCGCCGCGGTCGTGGCGGCGACCGACGTCGACGTCTCGCGGTCGTACTGGTGGTTCCCGGCCGTCAACGCGGCGGTCGGGATGGCCCTGACGCTGGGCGGCCTCTGGGGGGTCGTGCGTGGGTAG
- a CDS encoding presenilin family intramembrane aspartyl protease PSH, protein MENRTRVFAATGLTVLIFLLVQLGALALVEPFQRAGYQQVENPSDPTNSLVYVGAILVMTGVMLAIIKLDVQWLLRGAIILTSGLLSWYVFSVVVPGWLVVDVGGAPLNLVALGLAAAVAVALAVHPEWYVIDAAGVLMGAGAGGLFGISFGLLPAILLLAVLAVYDAISVYGTEHMLTLASGVMDLKIPVILVIPMSLSYSFLDEGTAAEAESGEGRASDGTDTENRPTEGETDASAADGGRERSEPEAESDAEAERPEMGERDAFFIGLGDAVMPTVMVASAAFFAPAEPLVSGIALNLPALTAMVGTTAGLLALLWMVMKGRAHAGLPLLNGGAIGGYLVGALASGMTLVQALGL, encoded by the coding sequence ATGGAGAATCGAACGCGCGTGTTCGCCGCGACCGGGTTGACCGTCCTCATCTTTCTGCTGGTCCAGCTCGGCGCGCTGGCGCTGGTCGAGCCGTTCCAGCGGGCGGGCTACCAGCAGGTCGAGAACCCCTCGGACCCGACCAACAGCCTGGTGTACGTCGGAGCCATCCTCGTCATGACCGGGGTGATGCTCGCCATCATCAAGCTCGACGTGCAGTGGCTGCTCCGCGGGGCGATCATCCTCACCAGCGGGCTGCTCTCGTGGTACGTCTTCTCGGTCGTGGTGCCGGGGTGGCTCGTCGTCGATGTCGGCGGCGCGCCCCTCAATCTGGTCGCGCTGGGACTGGCAGCGGCGGTCGCGGTGGCGCTGGCGGTCCACCCCGAGTGGTACGTCATCGACGCGGCGGGCGTCCTGATGGGCGCCGGCGCGGGCGGACTGTTCGGCATCAGCTTCGGCCTGCTGCCGGCCATCCTCCTGCTCGCCGTGCTCGCGGTCTATGACGCCATCAGCGTCTACGGCACCGAGCACATGCTGACGCTGGCCTCGGGCGTGATGGACCTCAAGATCCCCGTCATCCTCGTCATCCCGATGTCGCTCTCCTACTCCTTCCTCGACGAGGGGACGGCTGCGGAGGCCGAGTCCGGCGAGGGTCGGGCGTCCGACGGAACCGACACCGAGAATCGACCGACCGAAGGCGAGACCGACGCGAGCGCGGCCGACGGCGGACGCGAACGTTCGGAACCCGAAGCCGAGTCCGACGCCGAGGCCGAGCGCCCCGAGATGGGCGAGCGCGACGCCTTCTTCATCGGCCTGGGCGACGCCGTGATGCCGACGGTGATGGTCGCCAGCGCGGCGTTCTTCGCGCCGGCCGAGCCGCTGGTCTCGGGCATCGCGCTCAACCTGCCCGCGCTGACCGCGATGGTCGGGACGACGGCGGGCCTGCTCGCGCTGCTCTGGATGGTGATGAAGGGACGGGCCCACGCGGGCCTGCCGCTGCTCAACGGCGGCGCCATCGGCGGGTACCTCGTCGGGGCGCTCGCCAGCGGGATGACGCTGGTGCAGGCGCTGGGGCTGTAG
- a CDS encoding class I SAM-dependent methyltransferase has translation MSDPFGRAIRDHHRDEREEPLIQRDGEWARDHPIEEFYFGTYTGGDEGDEWLTGRLDGPLLDLGAGAGRHSLYFQDRFETVAIEVTEPLVETLRDRGVEDARRGDMFTLREQFDRDRFRSALAIGTQLGLAGSMDGLRRFLADLAYVTTPDATAVLDCYDPTREETAEMLGFRDDPAPGLASRVMWFEYEGEASDVLLFRLFSPDRVREAAVATDWTVEDVRYGPDEDAVHYRVALEKR, from the coding sequence ATGTCCGATCCGTTCGGCCGCGCCATCCGCGACCACCACCGCGACGAGCGCGAGGAACCGCTGATTCAACGCGACGGCGAGTGGGCCCGCGACCACCCTATCGAGGAGTTCTACTTCGGGACGTACACCGGCGGCGACGAGGGCGACGAGTGGCTGACCGGCCGGCTCGACGGCCCCCTGCTCGACCTCGGGGCCGGCGCCGGCCGGCACTCGCTGTACTTCCAGGACCGGTTCGAGACGGTCGCGATAGAGGTGACCGAGCCCCTGGTCGAGACGCTGCGCGACCGGGGCGTCGAGGACGCCCGTCGGGGCGACATGTTCACGCTCCGCGAGCAGTTCGACCGCGACCGGTTCCGGTCGGCGCTCGCCATCGGGACCCAGCTCGGGCTGGCGGGCTCGATGGACGGGCTCCGGCGGTTCCTCGCCGACCTCGCGTACGTTACGACGCCCGACGCGACCGCGGTACTGGACTGCTACGACCCGACGCGCGAGGAGACCGCGGAGATGCTCGGATTCCGCGACGACCCCGCGCCGGGCCTGGCCTCCCGCGTGATGTGGTTCGAGTACGAGGGCGAGGCGAGCGACGTCCTGCTCTTCCGACTCTTCAGCCCCGACCGCGTCCGGGAGGCCGCCGTCGCCACCGACTGGACGGTCGAGGACGTGCGGTACGGTCCGGACGAGGACGCGGTCCACTACCGGGTCGCGCTCGAGAAGCGGTAG
- a CDS encoding PGF-CTERM-anchored ABC transporter substrate-binding protein produces the protein MRRKVTSLFAVLLLLVAAGGVSVGAAPVGAAGGSAAVAAQSTTTQSDCSFPVAETDATGTEVTVEQRPERIVTLSPSAAQTMWEIGGESQVVGVSQYATYLKGAASRTNVSGAGQTQVNVEKVVAAEPDLVLAPNVITNQTVQRLREAGLTVFRFGFATSVEDIYAKTELTGQLTGNCEGADETVASMRKRVETVQEAVENSERPSVFISVGGGWTAGNGTFVSNMIELAGGNNVAAAANVSGYGQISEEVIVQQDPEWIVQLGQYGAYPRTEAYNNTAAVRNDRVVTVSDQHISQPAPRVVDGIVKLAKAFHPEAYADANATTTMATTESPETTTEPMRTSTDAPGTTTEEGAMRDQDASTTTTESSDGGVPGFGVPAALAALAGAALLARRR, from the coding sequence ATGAGACGGAAGGTCACGAGTCTGTTCGCGGTACTGTTGCTGCTGGTCGCGGCCGGCGGCGTGTCGGTCGGCGCCGCCCCGGTCGGCGCCGCCGGCGGGTCGGCCGCCGTCGCGGCCCAGAGCACGACGACGCAGTCGGATTGTTCGTTCCCCGTCGCCGAGACCGACGCGACGGGGACCGAGGTGACGGTCGAGCAGCGACCCGAGCGGATCGTCACGCTCTCGCCGAGCGCGGCTCAGACGATGTGGGAGATCGGCGGCGAGTCCCAGGTCGTCGGCGTCTCCCAGTACGCCACCTACCTGAAGGGTGCGGCGTCGCGGACCAACGTCTCGGGCGCAGGCCAGACCCAGGTCAACGTCGAGAAGGTGGTCGCGGCCGAGCCCGACCTCGTCCTGGCGCCGAACGTCATCACGAACCAGACGGTCCAGCGGCTGCGCGAGGCCGGCCTGACCGTCTTCCGGTTCGGCTTCGCCACGTCGGTCGAGGACATCTACGCGAAGACCGAGCTCACGGGGCAGCTCACCGGCAACTGCGAGGGCGCCGACGAGACGGTCGCCTCGATGCGCAAGCGCGTCGAGACCGTCCAGGAGGCCGTCGAGAACTCCGAGCGACCGAGCGTGTTCATCTCGGTCGGCGGCGGCTGGACCGCCGGGAACGGCACCTTCGTCAGCAACATGATCGAGCTCGCCGGCGGGAACAACGTCGCCGCCGCGGCCAACGTCTCGGGCTACGGCCAGATCAGCGAGGAGGTCATCGTCCAGCAGGACCCCGAGTGGATCGTCCAGCTCGGCCAGTACGGCGCCTACCCGAGGACCGAGGCGTACAACAACACCGCCGCGGTGCGGAACGACCGGGTCGTCACGGTCAGCGACCAGCACATCAGCCAGCCCGCGCCGCGAGTGGTCGACGGTATCGTGAAGCTCGCGAAGGCGTTCCACCCCGAGGCCTACGCCGACGCGAACGCGACGACTACGATGGCGACGACCGAGTCGCCCGAGACCACGACCGAACCGATGCGGACCTCGACCGACGCGCCCGGAACGACGACTGAAGAGGGCGCGATGCGGGACCAGGACGCGTCGACCACGACGACCGAGTCCAGTGACGGCGGCGTCCCCGGCTTCGGCGTTCCCGCGGCGCTCGCGGCGCTCGCCGGTGCGGCGCTGCTCGCGCGCCGCCGCTGA
- a CDS encoding phytoene/squalene synthase family protein, which yields MVTDHQLRRSKAIQQRTGRTFHFATRLLPRRVRHPTYVVYAFFRVADEVVDDPGDASPAEQRERLERLRAEALGRRETDDEVLAAFSEVREDRGIPDEEVETFLAAMQTDVEKRRWETRDELAAYMRGSAAAVGVMMQHVMGVEDPERAEPHAVALGEAFQLTNFLRDVREDVVERDRIYLPGDVRERHGVTETDVRRCDPTDGFRTAMAEELRRAERKYREGVAGIEHLPADCQFAVLYAAVLYAEHHRLIRARDYDVFSSPPEVGPVRAAWLWAKTRWYWQQSRDPVTVFRTVSAVPDAEGVRARPNRTEGAPQAD from the coding sequence ATGGTAACTGACCACCAACTCCGGCGAAGCAAGGCGATACAGCAGCGGACCGGCAGAACGTTCCACTTCGCGACGCGGCTGCTTCCGCGGCGCGTCCGCCATCCGACCTACGTGGTCTACGCGTTCTTCCGCGTGGCCGACGAGGTCGTGGACGACCCGGGCGACGCGTCGCCGGCGGAGCAGCGCGAGCGACTCGAGCGGCTCCGGGCCGAGGCGCTCGGTCGCCGGGAGACAGACGACGAGGTCCTGGCGGCCTTCAGCGAGGTGCGCGAGGACCGGGGCATCCCCGACGAGGAGGTAGAGACGTTCCTCGCCGCGATGCAGACCGACGTCGAGAAGCGCCGCTGGGAGACCCGCGACGAACTGGCGGCGTACATGCGCGGGTCGGCCGCCGCGGTCGGCGTGATGATGCAGCACGTGATGGGCGTCGAGGACCCCGAGCGCGCCGAGCCCCACGCCGTCGCGCTCGGCGAGGCGTTCCAGCTGACGAACTTCCTGCGCGACGTGCGCGAGGACGTCGTGGAGCGCGACCGCATCTACCTGCCGGGCGACGTCCGCGAGCGCCACGGCGTGACGGAGACCGACGTCAGGCGGTGCGACCCCACGGACGGCTTCCGGACCGCGATGGCCGAGGAGCTCCGGCGGGCCGAGCGCAAGTACCGCGAGGGGGTCGCCGGCATCGAGCACCTGCCCGCGGACTGCCAGTTCGCGGTGCTGTACGCAGCGGTGCTCTACGCCGAGCACCACCGGCTCATCCGGGCGCGCGACTACGACGTGTTCTCGTCGCCGCCCGAGGTGGGCCCGGTCCGCGCGGCGTGGCTCTGGGCGAAGACCCGGTGGTACTGGCAGCAGTCCCGGGACCCGGTGACCGTGTTTCGGACCGTCAGCGCCGTCCCCGACGCCGAGGGGGTCCGCGCTCGCCCGAACCGCACCGAGGGGGCCCCGCAGGCCGACTGA
- the srp19 gene encoding signal recognition particle subunit SRP19 — MVEKVLWPAYFDAARSRNEGRRVAAEMAVEEPTVDEIAQAVQQVGYDAVIERDKAYSRENWNERGRVLVRNADDSSKNDLIQAVAAYVAALRD, encoded by the coding sequence ATGGTCGAGAAAGTTCTGTGGCCCGCGTACTTCGACGCGGCGAGGAGCCGCAACGAGGGGCGCCGGGTGGCCGCCGAGATGGCCGTCGAGGAGCCGACCGTCGACGAGATCGCCCAGGCGGTCCAGCAGGTGGGCTACGACGCGGTGATCGAACGCGACAAGGCCTACTCCCGCGAGAACTGGAACGAGCGGGGCCGAGTGCTGGTCCGGAACGCCGACGACTCCTCGAAGAACGACCTGATACAGGCGGTCGCGGCCTACGTCGCGGCGCTCAGAGACTGA
- a CDS encoding ATP-binding cassette domain-containing protein, which yields MIEIDDVAVELGGNRILDGVTTAIGGGQFVGLVGPNGAGKTTLLRTVHGALGPDRGEVRIDGDPISGLASKAASRRVAVVPQDTSLSFDFPVEEVVAMGRHPYRSRFGGGIGFGDGGRSGSAEAAGADPSSPAEANAAIDDSERVAAAMQRTEVDHLADRSITAVSGGERQRVLLARALAQDTPVLLLDEPTASLDINHQVRTLELVRELVDEDGKTVVAAIHDLNLASHYCDELRLLAGGGIRASGDPETVLSEEHLEAAFDTRAVVSSHPVTGSTYVTALPERPAEREGRVHVVGGGGTVSRLLYVLSAASYEVSVGALNEGDSDLETARTLGLDVVTEEPFAPVGEAARREVEARVRAADATVLADVEVGAGNLANLRAARAADSVVVVEERPFAERNYAGSEAAALYRELCERGRVVGPDELLSAVREAVAATADSAAAESE from the coding sequence ATGATAGAGATAGACGACGTCGCCGTCGAACTCGGCGGGAACCGCATCCTCGACGGCGTCACCACCGCCATTGGGGGCGGGCAGTTCGTCGGCCTGGTCGGTCCGAACGGCGCGGGCAAGACCACGCTGCTCCGGACCGTTCACGGCGCCCTCGGCCCCGACCGCGGAGAAGTCCGAATCGACGGCGACCCCATCTCCGGGCTCGCCTCGAAGGCCGCGAGCCGCCGGGTCGCGGTCGTCCCGCAGGACACCTCGCTGTCGTTCGACTTCCCGGTCGAGGAGGTCGTGGCGATGGGCCGCCATCCCTACCGGTCGCGGTTCGGCGGCGGCATCGGATTCGGCGACGGTGGTCGGTCCGGCAGCGCCGAGGCCGCCGGTGCCGACCCCTCCTCCCCGGCCGAGGCGAACGCCGCCATCGACGACAGCGAACGCGTGGCGGCCGCGATGCAGCGCACTGAGGTGGATCACCTCGCCGACCGCTCGATCACGGCGGTGTCGGGCGGCGAGCGCCAGCGCGTCCTGCTCGCCCGCGCGCTCGCCCAGGACACTCCCGTCCTCCTGCTCGACGAGCCCACCGCCAGCCTCGACATCAACCACCAGGTCCGGACGCTCGAACTCGTCCGGGAGCTGGTCGACGAGGACGGTAAGACCGTGGTGGCGGCCATCCACGACCTCAACCTCGCCTCCCACTACTGCGACGAACTCCGGCTGCTCGCTGGCGGCGGGATTCGTGCCAGCGGCGACCCCGAGACCGTCCTCTCGGAGGAGCACCTGGAGGCCGCCTTCGACACCCGAGCCGTCGTCTCCAGCCACCCCGTGACCGGGTCGACGTACGTCACCGCGCTCCCCGAGCGCCCCGCCGAGCGCGAGGGGCGGGTCCACGTCGTCGGCGGGGGCGGGACGGTCTCCCGGCTGCTGTACGTGCTGTCGGCGGCGAGCTACGAGGTGTCGGTCGGCGCGCTGAACGAGGGCGACTCCGACCTCGAAACCGCCCGGACGCTCGGCCTCGACGTCGTGACCGAGGAGCCCTTCGCGCCGGTCGGCGAGGCGGCCCGCCGCGAGGTCGAGGCCCGCGTCCGGGCGGCCGACGCGACCGTCCTGGCGGACGTGGAGGTCGGCGCGGGCAACCTCGCCAATCTCCGGGCCGCCCGCGCGGCCGACTCGGTGGTCGTTGTCGAGGAGCGGCCCTTCGCGGAGCGCAACTACGCCGGCAGCGAGGCGGCCGCGCTCTACCGAGAGCTCTGCGAGCGCGGCCGGGTCGTCGGCCCGGACGAACTGCTCTCGGCGGTCCGCGAGGCGGTGGCCGCGACGGCCGACTCCGCCGCCGCGGAGTCAGAGTGA
- the cruF gene encoding bisanhydrobacterioruberin hydratase — protein MDRRAVEARLSALVRDNRFTVAVVFPLVGAALFVASREGLLPGWLAMNPALVLFGTVVMRLPLVAGLAPVVDRRAGLALLAVTAYSYAIEYVGVHYGAPYGEFSYRLELGPMVGGVPVGLPVFFLPLVVNAFLLVVLLLPRAGRAGRMLAALGVVLLVDLVLDPAAVGLGFWAYDGGGIYYDVPLSNFRGWLLSGLVAVSLVEWGFDREAVAARLADCEFALDDLVSFVLLWGAMNVYFGNWIAVALATGLAAGLVRTDRFDVAGLGRERPEQS, from the coding sequence ATGGACCGTCGGGCGGTCGAGGCGAGGCTGTCGGCACTGGTCCGCGACAACCGGTTCACCGTCGCGGTCGTCTTCCCGCTCGTGGGGGCCGCGCTCTTCGTGGCGAGCCGCGAGGGGCTGCTGCCGGGCTGGCTCGCGATGAACCCCGCGCTGGTCCTCTTCGGGACGGTCGTGATGCGCCTGCCGCTGGTCGCGGGGCTCGCCCCGGTCGTGGACCGCCGGGCGGGGCTCGCGCTGCTCGCGGTGACCGCCTACAGCTACGCCATCGAGTACGTGGGCGTCCACTACGGCGCGCCCTACGGCGAGTTCAGCTACCGGCTGGAGCTGGGGCCGATGGTCGGCGGGGTGCCGGTCGGCCTCCCGGTGTTCTTCCTCCCGCTGGTGGTCAACGCCTTCCTGCTCGTGGTGCTCCTCCTGCCGCGGGCCGGCCGGGCCGGCCGGATGCTCGCCGCTCTCGGAGTCGTCCTCCTCGTCGATCTGGTGCTCGACCCCGCGGCGGTCGGCCTGGGCTTCTGGGCGTACGACGGCGGCGGGATCTACTACGACGTCCCCCTGTCGAACTTCCGGGGCTGGCTGCTGAGCGGACTGGTCGCGGTGTCGCTGGTCGAGTGGGGGTTCGACCGCGAGGCGGTGGCCGCGCGGCTCGCCGACTGCGAGTTCGCGCTGGACGACCTGGTGAGCTTCGTTCTCCTCTGGGGCGCGATGAACGTCTACTTCGGCAACTGGATCGCCGTGGCGCTGGCGACCGGGCTCGCGGCGGGCCTCGTCCGGACCGACAGGTTCGACGTCGCCGGCCTCGGTCGAGAGCGACCCGAGCAGAGCTGA
- a CDS encoding phytoene desaturase family protein, whose product MTLADRSVVVVGSGFGGLATACYLADAGADVTVVEKNEQLGGRASVLERDGFRFDMGPSWYLMPDVFERFFGHFGRRPEEYYGLEHLDPHYKIFFKDGDAVTVTADREATKAAFEEYEPGAAAALDAYLAEAEETYEIGMEHFVYTDRPRFRDYVDWDVARHARGLTFLGSMQDHVEDYFDHPKLQQIMQYTLVFLGGSPKNTPALYNLMSHVDFNLGVHYPEGGMGGVVDGIAELGEELGVEYRTDSAVEAILGSAGNFRVEIDTEDRADYLRADLVVSDADYAHTEQELLPPQSRQYDADYWESRTYAPSAFLLYLGVEGDVDPLEHHTLVLPTDWNDHFDGIFEEPGWPDDPAYYLCVPSETDETVAPEGHSNLFALVPVAPGLDDDPETRERYRDFVLDDVAENTGVDLRDRIVVEERFSVSEFADRYNSVRGTALGLAHTLRQTGPLRPNRRSTEVPGLYFTGSYTTPGIGVPMCLISGQHTADAVLEDYGG is encoded by the coding sequence ATGACACTCGCCGACCGGTCGGTGGTCGTCGTCGGGAGCGGATTCGGCGGGCTCGCGACCGCCTGCTACCTCGCCGACGCCGGGGCCGACGTGACGGTCGTGGAGAAGAACGAGCAGCTCGGTGGCCGGGCGAGCGTGCTCGAGCGCGACGGGTTCCGGTTCGACATGGGGCCGTCGTGGTACCTGATGCCCGACGTGTTCGAGCGCTTCTTCGGCCACTTCGGTCGGCGCCCCGAGGAGTACTACGGCCTGGAGCACCTCGACCCCCACTACAAGATCTTCTTCAAGGACGGCGACGCGGTGACGGTCACCGCCGACCGGGAGGCGACCAAGGCCGCCTTCGAGGAGTACGAACCCGGTGCGGCCGCCGCGCTCGACGCCTACCTCGCGGAGGCCGAGGAGACCTACGAGATCGGGATGGAGCACTTCGTCTACACCGACCGACCCCGGTTCCGCGACTACGTCGACTGGGACGTCGCCCGCCACGCCCGCGGACTGACGTTCCTCGGATCGATGCAGGACCACGTCGAGGACTACTTCGACCACCCGAAGCTCCAGCAGATCATGCAGTACACCCTGGTGTTCCTCGGCGGGTCGCCCAAGAACACGCCGGCGCTCTACAACCTGATGAGCCACGTCGACTTCAACCTCGGCGTCCACTACCCCGAGGGCGGGATGGGCGGCGTCGTCGACGGCATCGCCGAACTGGGCGAGGAACTGGGCGTCGAGTACCGGACCGACAGCGCGGTCGAGGCCATCCTGGGGTCGGCGGGGAACTTCCGAGTAGAGATCGATACCGAGGACCGGGCCGACTATCTCCGCGCGGACCTCGTGGTCAGCGACGCCGACTACGCCCACACCGAGCAGGAGCTCCTTCCGCCCCAGAGTCGCCAGTACGACGCCGACTACTGGGAGTCGCGGACCTACGCGCCCTCCGCGTTCCTGCTCTACCTCGGCGTCGAGGGCGACGTCGACCCCCTCGAACATCACACCCTGGTCCTGCCGACCGACTGGAACGACCACTTCGACGGCATCTTCGAGGAACCGGGGTGGCCCGACGACCCGGCCTACTACCTCTGCGTACCCAGCGAGACCGACGAGACGGTCGCGCCCGAGGGCCACAGCAACCTGTTCGCGCTGGTCCCCGTCGCGCCCGGCCTCGACGACGACCCCGAGACCCGCGAGCGCTACCGCGACTTCGTGCTCGACGACGTCGCCGAGAACACCGGGGTCGACCTCCGGGACCGCATCGTCGTCGAGGAGCGGTTCTCCGTCTCGGAGTTCGCCGACCGGTACAACTCCGTCCGGGGCACCGCGCTCGGCCTCGCCCACACCCTGCGCCAGACCGGCCCGCTCCGGCCCAACCGGCGCTCGACCGAGGTGCCGGGCCTCTACTTCACGGGGTCGTACACGACGCCCGGCATCGGGGTCCCGATGTGTCTCATCAGCGGCCAGCACACCGCCGACGCCGTCCTGGAGGACTACGGCGGGTAG
- the btuC gene encoding vitamin B12 ABC transporter permease BtuC: MWQRARIVGWSGGLAAVLAAVVVASAAVGPVALDYVAVAKVLLNALAVPVGVGLVDRTLRIAGLALTAPTPSVAFAPLFDFAAPDTARTIVMTIRLPRIALGAVVGLALATAGVVMQGFFRNPMADPSIIGVSSGAAVGAVATIALPLSVPFSLPTAAFLGAVAAAFGVYLLATEDGRTPVATLLLAGVAVQTFLGAVVSFLLLQTGESMEQAVFWLMGHLHLASWEDVTLVLPVALLGFGVLLAYARDLNVLLLGEEDAHALGVEVERTKRLLLAVASVMTGAAVAVSGVIGFVGLVVPHVMRLLVGPDHRILLPTSALAGASFLVATDTVARSGPAELPVGIVTAFLGAPFFLYLLRTREVHAL, from the coding sequence ATGTGGCAACGCGCGCGGATCGTCGGCTGGTCGGGCGGACTCGCGGCCGTGCTGGCCGCCGTCGTGGTCGCCAGCGCCGCGGTCGGGCCGGTGGCGCTCGACTACGTCGCGGTCGCGAAGGTGCTGCTGAACGCGCTGGCGGTTCCGGTCGGCGTCGGCCTCGTCGACCGGACGCTCAGAATAGCTGGACTGGCGCTGACGGCGCCGACGCCGTCGGTCGCGTTCGCGCCGCTCTTCGACTTCGCGGCGCCCGACACCGCCAGGACCATCGTGATGACCATCCGCCTGCCCCGGATCGCGCTCGGGGCGGTGGTGGGTCTGGCGCTGGCGACGGCCGGCGTGGTGATGCAGGGGTTCTTCCGGAACCCGATGGCCGACCCCTCCATCATCGGGGTCTCCTCGGGCGCGGCGGTGGGCGCGGTGGCGACCATCGCGCTCCCGCTGTCGGTCCCGTTCTCGCTGCCGACCGCGGCGTTCCTCGGCGCCGTCGCGGCGGCGTTCGGGGTCTACCTGCTCGCGACCGAGGACGGCCGGACGCCGGTCGCCACCCTGCTGCTGGCGGGCGTGGCGGTCCAGACGTTCCTCGGGGCGGTGGTGTCGTTCCTGCTGCTCCAGACCGGCGAGAGCATGGAGCAGGCGGTGTTCTGGCTGATGGGCCACCTCCACCTCGCCTCGTGGGAGGACGTGACCCTCGTGCTTCCGGTCGCGCTCCTGGGCTTCGGCGTCCTCCTGGCGTACGCCAGGGACCTGAACGTGCTGCTGCTCGGCGAGGAGGACGCCCACGCGCTCGGCGTCGAGGTCGAGCGCACCAAGCGCCTCCTGCTGGCGGTCGCCAGCGTGATGACCGGCGCCGCGGTCGCGGTGTCGGGCGTCATCGGCTTCGTGGGCCTGGTGGTCCCGCACGTGATGCGCCTGCTGGTCGGCCCGGACCACCGCATCCTGCTCCCGACCTCCGCGCTCGCCGGCGCGTCGTTCCTGGTCGCGACCGACACCGTGGCGCGGTCGGGCCCGGCGGAGCTCCCGGTCGGCATCGTGACCGCGTTCCTCGGCGCCCCGTTCTTCCTCTACCTGCTCCGGACCCGGGAGGTGCACGCGCTGTGA
- a CDS encoding H/ACA ribonucleoprotein complex subunit GAR1: protein MQRLGEVVRTAQGLAVVRCPDDEPPDVGTEAVDDQLNVAGRVVDVFGPVSRPYVAITPDDGVALATLLGKKLYAR from the coding sequence ATGCAGCGTCTCGGCGAGGTCGTCCGGACCGCCCAGGGACTCGCCGTCGTCCGGTGTCCCGACGACGAACCCCCGGACGTCGGCACCGAGGCGGTCGACGACCAGCTGAACGTCGCCGGCCGGGTCGTGGACGTGTTCGGGCCGGTCTCGCGGCCCTACGTCGCAATCACCCCCGACGACGGGGTCGCGCTGGCGACGCTGCTCGGGAAGAAGCTCTACGCCCGATAA